The Kluyveromyces lactis strain NRRL Y-1140 chromosome D complete sequence genome has a window encoding:
- the RPS5 gene encoding 40S ribosomal protein uS7 (highly similar to uniprot|P26783 Saccharomyces cerevisiae YJR123W), with translation MSEHEAQVEVEVQEDFEVVQEFVPVELATTIPVEIQQAQQEIKLFNKWSFEDVEVKDASLVDYIQISKPIYVAHTAGRYANKRFRKAQCPIVERLTNSLMMNGRNNGKKLKAVRIVKHTLEIINVLTDQNPLQVVVDAIINSGPREDTTRVGGGGAARRQAVDVSPLRRVNQSIALLTIGAREAAFRNIKTIAETLAEELINAAKGSSTSYAIKKKDELERVAKSNR, from the coding sequence ATGTCTGAACACGAAGCCCaagttgaagttgaagttcaagaagactttgaagtcgttcaagaatttgttCCAGTTGAATTGGCTACCACCATTCCAgttgaaattcaacaagCTCAACAAGAGATCAAGTTGTTCAACAAATGgtcttttgaagatgttgaagtCAAGGACGCTTCTTTGGTTGACTACATCCAAATCAGCAAGCCAATCTACGTTGCCCACACTGCTGGCCGTTACGCCAACAAGAGATTCAGAAAGGCTCAATGtccaattgttgaaagattgaCCAACTCCTTGATGATGAACGGTAGAAACAACGGTAAGAAGTTGAAGGCTGTCAGAATTGTCAAGCACACTTTGGAAATCATCAACGTTTTGACCGACCAAAACCCTCTACAAGTCGTTGTTGATGCTATCATCAACTCTGGTCCAAGAGAAGACACCACCAGAGtcggtggtggtggtgctgCCAGAAGACAAGCCGTCGATGTCTCTCCATTGAGAAGAGTCAACCAATCTATTGCTTTGTTGACCATCGGTGCCAGAGAAGCTGCTTTCAGAAACATCAAGACCATCGCTGAAACTTTGgctgaagaattgattaaCGCTGCTAAGGGTTCCTCTACTTCTTACgctatcaagaagaaggatgaattggaaagagTTGCCAAGTCCAACCGTTAA
- the ATP2 gene encoding F1F0 ATP synthase subunit beta (highly similar to uniprot|P00830 Saccharomyces cerevisiae YJR121W ATP2 Beta subunit of the F1 sector of mitochondrial F1F0 ATP synthase which is a large evolutionarily conserved enzyme complex required for ATP synthesis) has protein sequence MVLPRFYAASSRAALQAARRAVPFTGVRGYAAAASSQGKVRAVIGAIVDVQFEQGQLPAILNALEIDTPEGKLVLEVAQHLGENTVRTIAMDGTEGLVRGENVSDTGAPISVPVGRETLGRIINVIGEPIDERGPINSKMRKPIHADPPLFVEQSTAAEVLETGIKVVDLLAPYARGGKIGLFGGAGVGKTVFIQELINNIAKAHGGFSVFTGVGERTREGNDLYREMKETGVINLEGDSKVALVFGQMNEPPGARARVALTGLTIAEYFRDEEGQDVLLFIDNIFRFTQAGSEVSALLGRIPSAVGYQPTLATDMGLLQERITTTKKGSVTSVQAVYVPADDLTDPAPATTFAHLDATTVLSRGISELGIYPAVDPLDSKSRLLDAAVVGQEHYDVATQVQQTLQAYKSLQDIIAILGMDELSEQDKLTVERARKIQRFLSQPFAVAEVFTGIPGRLVRLKDTISSFKAVLDGKYDHLPENAFYMVGGIEDVVAKAEKLAAEAN, from the coding sequence ATGGTCTTGCCAAGATTTTATGCTGCTTCATCTCGTGCAGCTTTGCAAGCTGCGAGACGTGCTGTTCCCTTCACCGGTGTGAGAGGTTATGCTGCTGCTGCCTCTTCTCAAGGTAAGGTTAGAGCCGTTATTGGTGctattgttgatgttcaatttgaacaagGTCAATTGCCAGCTATTTTGAACGCTTTGGAAATCGACACTCCAGAAGGAAAGTTGGTTTTGGAAGTCGCTCAACATTTGGGTGAAAACACTGTCAGAACCATTGCTATGGATGGTACTGAAGGTTTAGTCCGTGGTGAAAACGTTTCTGACACTGGTGCTCCAATTTCCGTCCCAGTTGGTAGAGAAACCTTGGGTAGAATTATCAACGTTATTGGTGAGCCAATTGACGAAAGAGGTCCAATCAACTCCAAGATGAGAAAGCCAATTCATGCTGATCCTCCATTATTCGTTGAACAATCCACTGCTGCTGAAGTTTTGGAAACTGGTATCAAGGTTGTCGACTTGTTGGCCCCATACGCCAGAGGTGGTAAGATTGGTTTGTTCGGTGGTGCCGGTGTCGGTAAGACCGTTTTCATCCAAGAATTGATTAACAACATTGCCAAGGCTCATGGTGGTTTCTCTGTCTTCACTGGTGTCGGTGAAAGAACCAGAGAAGGTAACGATTTGTACCGTGAAATGAAGGAAACTGGTGTTATCAACTTGGAAGGTGATTCTAAGGTCGCGTTGGTTTTCGGTCAAATGAACGAACCTCCTGGAGCTAGAGCTAGAGTCGCCTTGACTGGTTTGACCATCGCTGAATACTTCAGAGATGAAGAAGGTCAAGATGTCTTGTTGTTTATCGACAACATTTTCAGATTCACACAAGCCGGTTCCGAAGTGTCCGCTTTGTTGGGTCGTATTCCATCCGCTGTCGGTTATCAACCAACTTTGGCCACCGATATGGGTTTGTTgcaagaaagaattacTACCACCAAGAAGGGTTCCGTCACTTCTGTCCAAGCCGTTTACGTGCCAGCTGATGATTTGACTGATCCTGCTCCAGCTACCACTTTCGCGCATTTGGATGCCACCACTGTGTTGTCCAGAGGGATCTCTGAATTGGGTATCTACCCAGCTGTCGATCCTTTGGATTCCAAATCTAGATTGTTGGATGCTGCCGTCGTTGGTCAAGAACATTACGATGTCGCTACTCaagttcaacaaacttTGCAAGCTTACAAGTCTTTGCAAGATATCATTGCCATTTTGGGTATGGATGAATTGTCCGAACAAGATAAGTTGACCGTCGAAAGAGCTAGAAagattcaaagattcttgTCTCAACCTTTCGCTGTCGCTGAAGTCTTCACTGGTATCCCAGGTAGATTGGTCAGATTAAAGGACACcatctcttctttcaaggCTGTCTTGGACGGTAAGTACGATCACTTGCCAGAAAACGCCTTCTACATGGTTGGTGGtattgaagatgttgttGCTAAGGCTGAAAAGTTGGCTGCTGAAGCTAATTAA
- the PRO3 gene encoding pyrroline-5-carboxylate reductase (highly similar to uniprot|P32263 Saccharomyces cerevisiae YER023W PRO3 Delta 1-pyrroline-5-carboxylate reductase catalyzes the last step in proline biosynthesis), translating to MSRYTLAIVGCGVMGQALLSAIYNAPKASDEALQYYPSKIIACNDVPASAELVEKLVSGFETSPNGIEVEIATNDNERAVAEAKVIILGLKPHIVEPVLQQIPNEDGSKLLISLAAGVTLNQLSQYYKKVSRVMTNTPAKYGYGTAIVSHSTSVEPQDKAIVSELVSQVGKCLELPEKNMDAATALVGSGPAFVLLMLESMMEAGLKMGIPLKESRECAMKVLEGTAKMVEISGQSPGVLKHQVCTPGGTTIAGLCVMEDKGVKSGIIRGIEEAARVSKELGQKK from the coding sequence ATGAGTCGTTACACTTTAGCTATTGTGGGATGTGGTGTTATGGGCCAAGCATTGTTGAGTGCTATTTACAATGCACCAAAAGCCAGCGATGAAGCTCTTCAATACTATCCAAGCAAGATCATCGCTTGCAATGACGTTCCAGCCAGCGCAGAGCTTGTGGAGAAATTGGTTAGCGGGTTTGAAACTTCGCCAAACGGAATTGAGGTCGAAATTGCTAccaatgataatgaaagaGCTGTTGCCGAAGCGAAAGTAATCATTCTTGGATTGAAACCTCATATCGTGGAACCAGTCTTGCAGCAAATCCCTAACGAGGACGGGTCCAAGCTTTTGATCTCTTTGGCTGCCGGTGTTACATTGAACCAATTGTCTCAATACTACAAAAAGGTTTCTCGTGTTATGACCAACACTCCAGCTAAATACGGTTATGGTACTGCAATTGTGTCACATTCTACTAGCGTCGAGCCTCAGGATAAAGCCATTGTATCGGAATTGGTTAGCCAAGTCGGTAAATGTTTGGAACTaccagaaaaaaatatggaCGCAGCTACTGCGCTAGTCGGCTCGGGTCCAGCTTTTGTACTACTAATGCTAGAATCAATGATGGAAGCCGGACTAAAGATGGGCATCCCATTGAAGGAGTCCCGCGAGTGTGCTATGAAAGTGTTGGAAGGTACTGCCAAGATGGTCGAGATTTCAGGACAAAGTCCTGGTGTGTTGAAGCACCAAGTGTGTACTCCAGGAGGTACTACGATCGCTGGTCTATGTGTCATGGAAGACAAGGGCGTCAAGTCCGGCATTATCCGTGGTATCGAAGAAGCAGCAAGAGTTTCCAAGGAATTGGGCCAAAAGAAGTGA
- the ILM1 gene encoding Ilm1p (similar to uniprot|P47155 Saccharomyces cerevisiae YJR118C ILM1 Protein of unknown function): MGLLSSVNVTYFRIVFLLGLAYLSVTDVNAILGNSLVLVLTQAMDLPALQIPQQSAQLGLFSLLLGLSAVHDLLPLLENNKKHFQAVVPFRLMIFFVLTALSVFMNNNLYLHNNAIFVYGFCEVWMNFLIFVALRDERNDDFATGNGFYRPMDVIDEDPFPSTERDIQEMEDDEN; this comes from the coding sequence ATGGGACTATTATCATCAGTGAACGTAACGTATTTCAGAATAGTATTTTTATTGGGATTAGCATACCTAAGTGTAACTGATGTTAATGCTATTTTGGGAAATAGTCTTGTGCTAGTGCTAACACAAGCCATGGATCTACCTGCATTACAGATCCCTCAGCAAAGTGCGCAATTAGGACTATTCTCTTTATTGCTTGGATTGTCTGCTGTGCACGATTTGTTACCATTGCTAGAAAATAATAAGAAACATTTCCAAGCCGTGGTTCCGTTTAGATTAatgatcttcttcgtcCTTACAGCTCTTTCAGTATTCATGAATAATAATCTATATCTACACAACAATGCTATTTTCGTGTACGGATTTTGTGAAGTATGGATGAATTTCTTAATCTTCGTTGCATTGAGAGATGAGAGAAACGATGATTTTGCCACTGGTAACGGCTTTTATCGCCCAATGGATGTTATCGATGAGGATCCTTTCCCTAGCACAGAAAGAGACATCCAAGAGATGgaggatgatgaaaattAG
- the IBA57 gene encoding Iba57p (similar to uniprot|P47158 Saccharomyces cerevisiae YJR122W CAF17 Mitochondrial protein that interacts with Ccr4p in the two-hybrid system 3'-untranslated region contains a putative mRNA localization element common to genes encoding mitochondrial proteins), producing the protein MRSFLRYFSSVKEATQFRFESCRVENKSYIRLLGPDSIKFLNGLVTSKLQPNFVKKNLTTISTKEQEKNNTLSSLNFSKYNWGIYKECTRLEDHISRFGTYTGFLNMKGKLLTDSIIYPYPFTLKSIQDKKFPEYLMEFDSHIAQKMERTLDNHKLLSKVKFKHVQNEELRTWDAYITMPEEYQLLENLLNPMQEMKDGEQALHFANFFASMFFQGNEHKLKAVYFDTRLIDDMYEGKIKPMFRIVTDNSVSDINDIFNCTAFGENPFEKANISATEIQKERFKFGLFDGNHEYIPETLLALEANFDYFEDSINSDKGCYVGQELTARTFATGVLKKRCVGITIDEPQKLADWDHSKYLSIFSKLELQVQNQDTQAAINPFGSLSKPVKKRTRPAGQLINYNGNIGVAVVRKDYIYHALKHHHDIDAYVELPNKETVACSIKLEWLDRFLEETEAEEVEQEQ; encoded by the coding sequence ATGAGATCATTTCTACGATATTTCTCATCGGTTAAAGAAGCTACCCAGTTCCGGTTTGAATCATGTCGAGTTGAAAATAAATCATACATAAGACTTCTAGGTCCTGATTCCATCAAGTTCTTAAATGGGCTAGTCACTAGTAAGCTTCAACCAAACTTTGTTAAGAAGAATCTAACTACTATATCCACTAAGGAACAGGAGAAGAATAATACACTCTCGTCGCttaatttttccaaatacAACTGGGGTATTTACAAAGAATGTACCCGTTTAGAGGATCACATATCGAGATTTGGAACCTATACAGGTTTCCTAAATATGAAGGGAAAACTTCTCACTGATTCAATTATTTATCCATATCCCTTCACCCTTAAAAGTATTCAAGATAAGAAATTCCCTGAGTACCTCATGGAATTTGATAGCCATATAGCGCAAAAAATGGAGCGCACATTGGATAATCACAAACTACTGAGCAAAGTGAAGTTTAAACATGTACAGAATGAGGAACTACGAACCTGGGATGCATATATCACCATGCCCGAAGAATATCAATTATTAGAAAACCTATTAAATCCAATGCAAGAGATGAAAGATGGGGAACAGGCTCTTCATTTTGCTAACTTCTTTGCCTCGATGTTCTTCCAAGGAAATGAGCATAAATTGAAAGCGGTGTACTTTGACACCCGTCTGATCGATGACATGTATGAAGGTAAAATCAAGCCTATGTTCCGGATTGTAACAGATAATTCGGTATCTGACATTAATGACATATTTAATTGCACAGCATTTGGCGAAAACCCATTCGAAAAGGCCAATATATCAGCTACTGAGATTCAAAAAGAGAGATTTAAATTTGGCCTCTTTGATGGGAACCATGAATACATCCCAGAAACATTATTAGCATTGGAAGCGAATTTCGATTATTTTGAGGATTCTATAAACAGCGATAAGGGATGTTACGTTGGCCAAGAATTAACAGCAAGAACCTTTGCGACTGGagttttgaaaaaaagatgcGTTGGTATTACCATCGATGAACCTCAAAAATTGGCCGATTGGGATCACTCCAAATATTTGAGCATTTTCAGTAAATTGGAACTACAGGTACAAAACCAGGACACTCAAGCAGCCATAAATCCGTTTGGTTCTTTATCAAAACCCGTTAAGAAAAGGACCAGACCGGCCGGACAATTGATCAACTATAACGGTAATATCGGAGTTGCAGTTGTCAGAAAAGACTACATTTACCACGCCCTAAAACACCATCACGATATTGATGCATACGTCGAACTACcaaataaagaaactgtCGCATGTTCAATAAAATTGGAATGGTTGGATCGATTTCTCGAGGAGACAGAAGCGGAGGAAGtagaacaagaacaataA
- the YAT2 gene encoding carnitine O-acetyltransferase YAT2 (similar to uniprot|P40017 YER024W Saccharomyces cerevisiae YAT2 Carnitine acetyltransferase), producing the protein MTMSTFINEKNLPKLPLPDLQKTLEEMEDSLKPLYYADGYYKHPLHPEESSELHENIEKFLHSNAAVKLQEKLKMFDRFNGCYLDKLHLDINNHTSTKEIQDDVLPRNPFLILAEDATSDISQAVRSGVLCSSALRFVSALRQNHLPPDCGSDGKPMSMLPYTNLFGTTRCPVFEHGEVESFDLNRPYDESDLEAELNNLSAQRRPSTASSEASNQPSANSDDDLEFFNVHGITKKQYPDSKHIMIISKGQYYTLEVLDENDNALFTDSQLSRVFQHIIDDSTTSYSLKRATALGSLTSYSFKNWKYARKRLQKRYPQELNVIDSALFIVVLDESTSTSDINEDCKRLYYGTSIVDDVTGFQVGSCTSRWYDKLQLVVTADSKAAVIWDSFTCDGSVVLRFTSDIYAESILRLAREVHAGDPHFSLWPQVPKASSKDAWTEKFSKITWSFSHILNTHVHLSETKLTDLISKHDIVHTTIPFGRRTAQKLGVRADSLIQIALQIAHYALYGKMVFSFEPVSTRFFQNSRSTFIPIQTQELLELCQLFISNSLNETGKLEKFITACNDHSERIQKAQRGTGFEKHFNAIKYLFKFHDHFDIGLSPEEFEISSKVFNDAMLEPFSAPELIASNCGNSAMTAFGVTPAVPQGFGIGYIIKNEQCDITLTSQYRQGRRLAFMLKWVLTEINNYWELSSVKSVKISPKVDQLYEIDNAINQLKFNSLSTKPEIAKSPVQFAERPNLGSYQQSSSSSIFNGGHGFLELKGHLESRASSRPISRSGSNLKLSAMNTTNSLQPTLSNGLEDALTSTISITSEVLKQNAGHEILKIDASNIGETQPQVQKKNVVSSKFEINFDRSSVGRKVNTRG; encoded by the coding sequence ATGACTATGTCGACGTTTATCAATGAGAAAAACTTGCCAAAGTTGCCTCTCCCAGACTTGCAAAAGACCTTAGAGGAGATGGAGGATTCCTTGAAACCACTGTATTATGCAGATGGGTATTATAAACATCCTTTACATCCAGAAGAATCCAGTGAATTGCATGAAAATATCGAGAAATTCTTGCATTCCAATGCTGCTGTAAAATTACaggaaaaattgaagatgtttGATAGATTTAACGGTTGTTATTTGGACAAGTTGCATCTAGACATCAATAACCATACTTCCACGAAAGAGATCCAGGATGATGTGCTACCAAGAAATCCGTTTTTAATCTTAGCAGAAGATGCTACCTCTGATATCTCACAAGCAGTCCGTAGTGGTGTGCTCTGTTCCTCTGCTTTGAGATTTGTCAGTGCCTTGAGACAGAACCATTTGCCTCCTGATTGTGGCAGCGATGGGAAGCCGATGAGTATGCTTCCATATACCAATCTTTTCGGTACGACAAGATGTCCCGTGTTTGAACATGGTGAAGTGGAATCCTTCGATTTGAACAGACCTTACGATGAATCTGATTTGGAAGCCGAATTGAATAATCTTTCTGCGCAGAGAAGGCCTTCTACTGCGTCATCAGAGGCTTCTAATCAGCCATCTGCCAATTCTGAcgatgatttggaatttttcaacgtTCATGGCATTACAAAGAAACAGTACCCTGATTCTAAACATATTATGATCATTTCAAAGGGTCAATATTACACTCTGGAAGTGTTGGATGAAAACGATAATGCATTGTTTACAGATTCACAGTTGTCACGTGTTTTCCAACATATTATCGATGATTCGACTACTTCTTATAGTTTGAAAAGGGCTACCGCATTGGGTTCTCTCACATCATATTCCTTTAAGAACTGGAAGTAtgcaagaaaaagattACAGAAGCGTTATCCACAGGAATTGAACGTTATCGATTCTGCTTTATTCATCGTCGTTCTTGACGAATCGACTAGTACTAGTGATATCAACGAAGATTGCAAGAGGTTATACTATGGTACTAgtattgttgatgatgttaCAGGGTTCCAAGTCGGGTCTTGCACTTCAAGATGGTATGACAAGCTACAGTTAGTCGTAACTGCTGACTCAAAGGCAGCAGTGATTTGGGATTCCTTTACTTGTGATGGTAGCGTTGTTCTAAGATTTACTAGTGATATTTATGCCGAATCTATTTTGAGATTGGCTAGAGAAGTCCATGCTGGTGATCCTCATTTTTCCTTATGGCCACAGGTCCCTAAAGCAAGCTCAAAAGATGCATGGACTGAgaaattttccaagatCACTTGGTCCTTTAGTCATATTTTGAATACCCATGTTCATTTATCCGAAACCAAGTTGACTGATTTGATCTCAAAGCATGACATAGTTCACACAACTATTCCATTTGGTCGTAGAACAGCCCAGAAATTAGGGGTTCGTGCTGACtctttgattcaaattgCCCTCCAAATAGCTCATTATGCTCTTTATGGTAAGATGGTATTCAGTTTCGAACCAGTGTCTACTAGgttcttccaaaattctAGATCTACTTTTATCCCAATACAAACTCAAGAGCTATTAGAGTTGTGCCAACTATTCATATCCAATTCCCTAAATGAAACGGGAAAGTTGGAGAAGTTTATTACTGCTTGCAATGATCACAGCGAAAGAATCCAAAAGGCTCAAAGAGGTACAGGGTTTGAAAAACATTTCAATGCAATCAAGTACCTTTTCAAGTTCCACGACCATTTCGATATTGGCCTATCTCCTGAAGAATTCGAaatctcttcaaaagtCTTCAACGATGCCATGCTGGAACCATTCTCAGCTCCTGAGTTAATTGCATCTAATTGTGGTAATTCAGCAATGACTGCGTTCGGTGTTACACCAGCAGTACCACAAGGATTTGGTATTGGTTATATTATCAAAAATGAGCAATGTGACATTACGTTAACCTCACAATACAGACAAGGGAGAAGACTTGCTTTCATGTTGAAATGGGTCCTAACTGAAATCAACAACTACTGGGAATTAAGTTCCGTTAAATCTGTGAAAATTAGCCCCAAAGTTGATCAGTTatatgaaattgataatgCGATTaaccaattgaaattcaacTCATTATCCACAAAACCAGAAATAGCAAAGAGCCCTGTTCAATTCGCTGAAAGACCTAACCTTGGATCGTACCAACAATCTTCATCCTCCAGTATCTTCAATGGTGGTCATGGTTTCTTAGAACTCAAGGGTCATCTTGAAAGTAGAGCTTCATCCAGGCCTATTTCTAGATCTGGATCCAATTTGAAGTTATCTGCCATGAATACAACAAATTCATTACAGCCCACCTTGTCAAATGGCTTAGAAGATGCACTAACATCTACAATTAGCATCACAAGTGAGGTTTTGAAGCAGAATGCCGGCCatgaaatcttgaagaTTGATGCTTCGAATATCGGGGAAACACAACCTCAGGTGCAGAAAAAGAACGTTGTTTCATCCAAGTTTGAAATTAACTTTGACCGTTCAAGTGTTGGTAGAAAAGTTAATACTCGTGGTTAA
- the JHD2 gene encoding histone demethylase (similar to uniprot|P47156 Saccharomyces cerevisiae YJR119C Hypothetical ORF), whose protein sequence is MQEIPTLRPSEEQFLDPIGFLSSNEVKKLGMKYGMIKLIPPESFKPAFSIDEEQFSFRCRLQVLMELDIENRSRLLFWKQLNNLKRSKGDSKLLSSPQVILGHGQILPVYYYDVYKAVIGYFDPKKGKRTGDDSFSFKLSSTSRKRQRDGSYVSEAQYKLVDPKIVMEHKSCWQEVSLKFPQLDAATTKKIFKLHILPYYRFLYNEMMKTRSTKHSSSLRNSVSGLLYNYDYPKSLLEMYDSTEESNQSRDHSHSGNEHDIFSDDLPESLRYDEEVDDFNIEDEDEDEKCPICVKHVPTKVTSSSVAIVTCNSCDFKFHKKCLGKSTPNLGSNGQEWICNTCIIGNGYYGFKEPSSLYTLKSFKEHCANFDDQQFAGNKPNDIETLEKLFWEHVQEMVPNPITVKYGADIHRNKPGQTTGFPTMGYVPPFITDKESDEFKQFLKVSSHPWNLINLPRARGSLLSIINRKISGMTIPWIYVGSTFSTFCWHLEDQYTLSANYQHIGSQKIWYSIPERSTSAFDEMMKNISPDLFERQPDLLHQLITLVSPYSKRFVEAGIDCYKAIQNPGEYIVTYPKCYHAGFNSGFNFNEAVNFTLDLWLPYGLQSINDYKETKRTAVVNLFDLMSNVLNAYLIKPETFDDSFVATCVRELKEWFNTDFKNMMKVKNIVGETIFSTGCEDAYTNSSLDQEGGSDSIKDSNQDPGRSVSNKKKFDEDEDDEDEDDDDDDDDIDVFCSKCKTICPVAFIVHNNSKRFRSKRRNLASATPDEWNQLSNDGNISIFCLEEYLKYVDEKDAENDDDNDDAGQSINSDDPSEDDFKNDVMVYIREPDEVRNLISRVERALDRRLR, encoded by the coding sequence ATGCAGGAAATACCCACACTAAGGCCTTCTGAGGAACAATTTTTGGACCCTATTGGGTTCTTGTCTTCGAATGAGGTGAAGAAGCTTGGGATGAAGTACGGGATGATTAAGCTTATTCCTCCGGAGTCCTTCAAGCCTGCATTTAGTATTGATGAGGAACAGTTTAGTTTCAGGTGCAGGTTACAGGTTTTGATGGAGTTAGATATTGAGAATAGATCGAGGCTTCTTTTCTGGAAAcaattgaacaatttgaaaagaagtaAAGGTGACTCCAAGTTGCTATCGTCACCGCAGGTCATTCTTGGTCACGGGCAAATCCTACCTGTCTACTATTACGACGTATACAAAGCTGTTATCGGATattttgatccaaagaaaGGGAAAAGAACTGGCGACGACAGTTTCAGTTTTAAATTAAGTTCTACTTCGagaaaaagacaaagagATGGATCCTATGTCAGCGAAGCTCAATACAAACTAGTCGATCCTAAAATCGTCATGGAGCATAAAAGTTGTTGGCAAGAAGTTTCCCTGAAGTTCCCGCAGTTGGACGCAGCGACAACGAAAAAGATATTCAAGCTGCACATTCTTCCCTACTATCGCTTTTTATACAAtgagatgatgaagacgcGATCCACAAAACACAGTAGTAGCCTGCGCAACAGCGTATCTGGGCTTTTATACAACTACGATTATCCGAAGTCGTTGCTTGAAATGTACGATTCCACGGAGGAATCGAACCAAAGTCGGGATCATAGCCATTCTGGGAATGAGCATGATATCTTTAGTGATGATCTACCGGAAAGCTTACGatatgatgaagaagttgacGATTTCAACAttgaggatgaagatgaggatgaaaaATGCCCAATATGTGTCAAACACGTTCCGACTAAAGTTACGTCTTCTTCAGTAGCAATAGTGACATGCAATTCATGCGATTTCAAGTTCCATAAGAAATGTCTTGGGAAAAGTACACCTAACTTAGGTTCCAATGGTCAAGAATGGATCTGTAACACGTGTATTATTGGGAATGGATATTATGGGTTTAAGGAACCTTCGTCTTTGTATacattgaaatctttcaaagaacatTGCGCTAACTTCGATGACCAACAATTTGCTGGAAATAAACCtaatgatattgaaactTTAGAGAAATTATTCTGGGAACatgttcaagaaatggTACCAAACCCAATAACTGTCAAGTACGGAGCTGACATACATAGAAATAAACCTGGTCAAACTACCGGGTTCCCAACTATGGGTTACGTTCCGCCTTTTATTACAGATAAAGAATCTGATGAATTTAAACAGTTCTTGAAAGTGAGCTCGCACCCATGGAACTTAATCAACCTCCCTAGAGCCAGAGGATCTCTCCTTTCtatcatcaacagaaaaattTCTGGAATGACCATTCCTTGGATTTATGTTGGGTCTACGTTTTCAACATTCTGTTGGCACCTCGAGGATCAATACACTCTTAGTGCAAACTATCAGCACATAGGCTCACAGAAAATATGGTATTCGATACCAGAACGTAGTACATCTGCctttgatgaaatgatgaagaatatATCTCCAGACCTTTTTGAAAGGCAACCCGATCTATTGCATCAATTGATCACGCTGGTCTCACCGTATAGTAAACGGTTTGTTGAAGCCGGTATTGATTGCTATAAAGCTATTCAAAACCCAGGAGAATATATTGTGACATATCCGAAATGCTATCATGCAGGTTTCAATTCTggattcaatttcaacgAAGCGGTGAATTTCACATTGGATCTGTGGTTACCATATGGGCTACAATCAATTAATGATTATAAGGAAACCAAAAGAACCGCTGTCGTCAACCTGTTTGACCTAATGAGCAATGTATTGAACGCCTACTTGATAAAACCTGAAACATTTGATGATAGTTTTGTAGCCACATGTGTCCgtgaattgaaggaatgGTTCAATACCGATTTTAAAAACAtgatgaaagtgaaaaatatCGTCGGTGAAACAATCTTCTCCACTGGTTGTGAGGATGCGTACACTAACTCTAGTCTTGATCAAGAAGGTGGTAGTGATTCTATCAAGGATTCTAATCAAGATCCTGGTAGGAGCGTAtcaaataagaaaaaatttgatgaagacgaagatgacgaagatgaagatgacgacgaTGACGACGATGACATCGATGTTTTTTGCTCAAAATGCAAAACCATCTGCCCAGTAGCCTTCATTGTACATAACAATTCGAAACGATTTCgaagcaaaagaagaaacttggCTTCCGCTACACCTGACGAATGGAATCAGCTTTCGAATgatggaaatatttcaatcttCTGCTTGGAGGAATATTTAAAgtatgttgatgaaaaggaTGCAGAAAACGAcgatgataatgatgacGCCGGACAGTCAATTAATTCTGACGATCCATCCGAGGATGACTTCAAAAACGACGTAATGGTTTACATTAGGGAGCCAGATGAAGTGAGAAACCTAATATCTCGAGTAGAACGGGCATTGGACAGAAGGCTTAGATAG